The following proteins are encoded in a genomic region of Cryptomeria japonica chromosome 11, Sugi_1.0, whole genome shotgun sequence:
- the LOC131061238 gene encoding probable polyamine transporter At1g31830 has product MVASQFLSDLRLASTEVKQVDSVNELHRRGKCPVSRGLKMNQDFDSTNIDAPKSPKSQIPSHKLSIVPLVFLIFYEVSGGPFGVEDSVKAGGPLLAILGFLIFPLLWSIPEALVTAELGTMFPENGGYVVWISAAFGPFWGFQQGWWKWLSGVIDNALYPVLFLDYLKSVFPVVGSGIPRIAAIIVITLALTYLNYRGLTIVGWASVCLGIFSLLPFCMMGIISIPHLEPSKWLKIDTKNIDWNVYLNTLFWNLNYWDSVSTLAGEVENPKRTLPKALYWAVLLVVGTYILPLLSAIGSIDLVRSQWNAGYFADVAKILGGFWLQWWVEAASALSNMGMFEAEMSSDSFQLLGMAERGMLPSMFAVRSKYGTPLLGILFSASGVLLLSSMTFQEIVAAENYLYCFGMFAEFAAFMWLRFKEPNMYRPYKVPFGVLGVILLCLPPSLLLILVVVIASRKVMVVSLTAVLIGFLLYPCLGFVRKEKWAKFATNSELPDLQIHEDLVPDDSSDSRDMDAEVGLLSAENKSVTIPS; this is encoded by the coding sequence ATGGTTGCTTCCCAATTTTTGAGCGATCTTAGACTCGCCAGCACAGAAGTCAAACAGGTTGATTCTGTGAACGAATTGCATAGAAGAGGGAAGTGCCCTGTTTCAAGAGGTCTCAAGATGAATCAAGATTTTGATTCAACAAATATTGATGCACCAAAGTCTCCTAAATCCCAGATTCCTAGTCATAAGCTATCTATTGTACCCCTAGTCTTTCTAATTTTTTATGAAGTTTCTGGGGGACCTTTTGGTGTTGAGGACTCTGTGAAAGCTGGGGGACCTCTCTTAGCCATTCTTGGTTTTCTTATCTTTCCCCTTCTTTGGAGCATCCCTGAAGCTCTCGTTACTGCTGAATTGGGTACAATGTTTCCTGAGAATGGCGGGTATGTTGTCTGGATTTCAGCAGCATTTGGCCCATTTTGGGGATTCCAGCAAGgttggtggaagtggttgagcgGAGTCATTGATAATGCTCTCTATCCCGTCTTGTTCTTGGACTACCTTAAATCTGTGTTTCCAGTGGTTGGCAGTGGGATTCCTAGAATTGCAGCTATAATAGTAATAACCCTGGCCTTGACTTACCTGAATTACAGGGGTCTTACCATTGTAGGTTGGGCCTCTGTTTGCCTTGGAATTTTTTCTTTACTTCCGTTCTGCATGATGGGCATTATTTCCATACCACATCTGGAACCTTCGAAATGGCTAAAGATTGATACAAAAAACATTGACTGGAATGTTTATCTGAATACACTTTTCTGGAATCTGAATTATTGGGACTCGGTAAGTACACTAGCAGGAGAAGTGGAGAATCCCAAGAGAACCCTTCCTAAGGCGCTATACTGGGCTGTGTTGCTTGTCGTGGGTACTTATATCCTCCCACTTTTATCAGCTATTGGATCTATAGATCTTGTTAGAAGCCAATGGAATGCAGGCTATTTTGCAGATGTTGCCAAGATTTTAGGTGGGTTCTGGTTGCAATGGTGGGTGGAAGCAGCTTCTGCTCTTTCAAACATGGGTATGTTTGAGGCAGAGATGAGTAGTGATTCTTTTCAGCTTCTAGGAATGGCAGAGAGAGGTATGTTACCATCAATGTTTGCAGTTAGATCAAAATATGGAACTCCTCTATTGGGCATTTTGTTTTCTGCGTCAGGTGTTTTGTTGTTATCATCTATGACCTTTCAAGAGATTGTAGCTGCGGAGAACTATCTCTACTGCTTCGGAATGTTTGCAGAGTTTGCAGCATTTATGTGGCTAAGATTTAAAGAACCAAATATGTATCGACCCTACAAGGTGCCCTTCGGAGTGCTTGGGGTGATTTTGCTTTGCCTTCCACCTTCTCTTTTGTTGATTTTGGTGGTGGTGATTGCGTCACGAAAAGTCATGGTTGTCAGCCTCACTGCTGTCCTGATTGGATTTTTACTGTATCCATGCCTTGGATTTGTAAGAAAGGAAAAATGGGCAAAGTTTGCTACTAATTCAGAGCTTCCTGATCTGCAAATTCATGAAGATTTGGTTCCAGATGATTCCAGTGATTCCAGAGATATGGATGCAGAGGTTGGTCTTCTCTCTGCTGAAAATAAATCAGTTACAATCCCTTCGTAG